A stretch of Bordetella genomosp. 13 DNA encodes these proteins:
- a CDS encoding c-type cytochrome — protein MSNEQAHEQHGSLIKTPRQLAVVVILAFILPVVVILLLVSYVTSGDKVGAGSDSMTEQSVEKRIMPVAGFELVDANAPKVFKTGEQVYQSTCTACHGAGVAGAPKVGDKAAWEPFIKTGFDSMLQVAIKGKGAMPPKGGNPALDDFEIARAVTYMANQSGGNFPEPKEPEGGAQKTAAAPAAPAAAAQPAQPAPQQQAQAPAAQAQPQQPQQQQQPQQQPAAGGQQQAAVNPAGEKLYKTTCFACHGTGVANAPKVGDKAAWAPYIATGMDTMLKVAIQGKGAMPPKGGAMSASDDDIRAAIEYMVNASK, from the coding sequence ATGAGCAACGAGCAGGCACACGAACAACATGGATCGCTGATCAAAACGCCCAGGCAGTTGGCAGTCGTAGTCATCCTGGCCTTCATCTTACCCGTCGTCGTCATTCTGCTGCTCGTCAGCTACGTCACCTCCGGAGACAAGGTAGGGGCGGGGTCCGACTCCATGACCGAGCAATCGGTCGAAAAACGCATCATGCCCGTCGCGGGCTTCGAACTGGTCGACGCCAACGCGCCCAAGGTCTTCAAGACCGGCGAACAGGTCTATCAGTCCACCTGTACCGCCTGCCACGGCGCCGGCGTCGCGGGCGCGCCCAAGGTCGGCGACAAGGCCGCCTGGGAACCCTTCATCAAGACTGGCTTCGACTCGATGCTGCAGGTGGCGATCAAAGGCAAGGGCGCCATGCCGCCCAAGGGCGGCAATCCCGCGCTTGACGATTTCGAGATCGCCCGCGCCGTGACCTACATGGCGAACCAGTCCGGCGGCAACTTCCCGGAACCCAAGGAACCTGAGGGCGGCGCCCAAAAGACGGCGGCAGCCCCCGCGGCGCCGGCCGCCGCTGCCCAGCCGGCCCAGCCCGCGCCGCAGCAGCAGGCGCAAGCCCCCGCGGCGCAAGCTCAACCGCAGCAACCGCAACAGCAGCAGCAACCCCAGCAACAGCCAGCCGCTGGCGGGCAACAGCAGGCCGCGGTCAATCCGGCCGGCGAGAAACTCTACAAGACCACCTGTTTCGCCTGTCATGGCACCGGCGTGGCCAACGCGCCCAAGGTGGGTGACAAGGCCGCCTGGGCGCCCTACATCGCCACCGGCATGGACACCATGCTGAAGGTCGCCATCCAGGGCAAGGGCGCCATGCCGCCCAAGGGCGGCGCCATGTCCGCATCGGATGACGACATCCGCGCGGCCATCGAATACATGGTGAACGCGTCGAAGTAA
- a CDS encoding autotransporter family protein: protein MANKTTSVARNTGLSGRHAGHIFQAQDAVLGDIAGRRGRGAKGKDATACHHRSVLSAALVTLFCTFDGFGIASAQSVTGLGQVGPGTVQSPEWIVGDDLVVGDTADGTLTITAGGTVSNLSAYIGNYAGSNGTVVVSGADGSGAASRWTSSGQVNIGVEVGGNGTVRILDGGVADSSQSVLLGLDSTSVGNITVSGSASTWTISRTASLYIGDLGTGTVQIDDGGAVRSGQGLIGVSGGGNGRVTVSGPASIWDTVANIYAGFEGTGELEVLDGATVSTVGSAGPTSAASVYIGYGTGGSGTVTVSSSTGDISTLTATDRVEVGRNGAGTLTIERGGLVRAESNTHIAIFSGSTGTLDLNGDASGRGVLETGSVVHGEGTAALNIDGGILRALRNQSDYLNGFATQAVGAEGAWFDTDSYDVVINTGFSGTSSFNKLGGGILTLTGDSSAFTGNTEIQAGTLQVDGIVGGPTTVWAGARLTGTGQVGPTVNRGTIAPGPRSGFGTLTIAGDYAASGGNLAIRTRLGDDSSPTDRLVITGATSGVTPVTVTNVGGEGAPTQHGIQIVQVNGASDGRFDLANGDYVIGGQPALVAGAYGYVLEKDAADGDWYLRSSLTNPGSPDPDGATPPGGVTPPDGGSAAPGGSSAPPLYQPGVPVYEAYANTLMSLSQLPTLRQRVGNRLYDPRGAGRNGVWARVEGTTARLEPSVSTTGSRQDIDSWKAQFGVDRILSGEQGGSRLVGGFTVHYGTADTHVSSGHGNGRVDTTAYGLGPTLTWYGKDGAYVDAQAQATWFDSDLSSGLAGRLANGKSAHSYGLSLEAGKAYAVKEGFSLIPQAQLSYVSTRFNRFDDRFGAQVESDKGDSLQGRLGVALDYTRSWDDGGGKTREASIYGVVNVKHEFLDGARVQVAGVPVESRMGRTWGGVGVGGNYSWGERYALYGEVGTDADFSGSYAVTATAGFRMMF, encoded by the coding sequence ATGGCCAATAAAACGACGAGCGTTGCACGCAATACAGGCCTTTCGGGCCGGCACGCCGGACATATATTCCAGGCGCAGGACGCCGTACTGGGCGATATCGCCGGGCGTAGGGGTCGCGGGGCGAAGGGCAAGGACGCGACTGCCTGCCACCACCGCTCCGTACTCTCGGCAGCCCTTGTCACGCTCTTCTGTACATTCGACGGCTTCGGGATTGCCAGCGCGCAATCGGTGACGGGTCTCGGCCAGGTAGGCCCGGGTACCGTCCAGTCACCCGAGTGGATTGTCGGAGACGACCTTGTCGTCGGCGACACGGCCGACGGCACTTTGACCATCACCGCCGGCGGCACGGTAAGCAATTTGTCGGCCTATATTGGCAACTATGCCGGCAGCAACGGAACGGTCGTCGTCTCTGGCGCCGACGGCAGCGGAGCTGCCTCGCGATGGACCAGTTCCGGTCAGGTCAATATCGGCGTCGAAGTGGGCGGCAACGGTACGGTCCGGATCCTCGATGGCGGGGTGGCGGACAGTAGCCAGTCGGTTCTTCTCGGTCTCGACAGCACGAGCGTCGGAAACATTACGGTTTCGGGCAGTGCCTCGACGTGGACGATATCGCGGACGGCCTCGCTCTACATCGGCGACCTCGGTACTGGCACGGTCCAGATCGACGATGGCGGCGCAGTGCGCAGTGGACAGGGGCTGATCGGCGTCTCCGGTGGCGGGAACGGCCGCGTCACCGTCTCGGGGCCCGCATCGATCTGGGACACGGTCGCGAACATCTATGCCGGCTTCGAGGGGACAGGCGAACTCGAAGTCCTGGACGGCGCAACCGTAAGCACCGTAGGATCAGCCGGGCCGACTTCGGCAGCATCCGTCTATATCGGCTACGGTACCGGCGGCTCCGGCACGGTGACGGTATCGAGCAGCACCGGCGATATCTCGACCCTGACCGCGACCGATCGCGTTGAAGTCGGCCGGAATGGAGCCGGCACGCTGACCATCGAAAGGGGCGGCCTCGTGCGGGCCGAGAGCAACACCCATATCGCCATCTTCAGCGGTTCCACCGGCACCCTCGATCTCAATGGCGACGCCAGCGGCCGCGGCGTGCTCGAGACGGGCTCGGTCGTCCATGGAGAGGGCACTGCGGCCCTCAACATCGACGGCGGCATTCTGCGCGCGCTCCGCAATCAATCCGATTATCTCAACGGCTTCGCCACGCAGGCAGTGGGCGCCGAAGGCGCCTGGTTCGATACCGACTCCTACGACGTCGTCATCAATACCGGGTTTTCCGGCACGTCCAGCTTCAACAAGCTGGGCGGCGGCATACTGACGCTGACCGGCGATAGCTCCGCGTTCACCGGCAACACGGAAATCCAGGCGGGAACGCTGCAGGTGGATGGCATAGTGGGCGGCCCGACGACCGTGTGGGCGGGCGCGCGGCTGACCGGCACGGGCCAGGTCGGCCCGACCGTCAACCGTGGCACGATCGCGCCCGGCCCCCGCAGCGGCTTCGGCACGCTGACCATCGCCGGCGACTATGCCGCTTCGGGCGGCAACCTCGCGATCAGGACCCGGTTGGGCGATGACAGTTCGCCGACCGATCGGCTGGTGATCACGGGAGCCACATCCGGCGTCACCCCGGTCACCGTGACGAACGTCGGAGGCGAGGGCGCGCCCACGCAGCATGGCATCCAGATCGTGCAGGTGAACGGCGCCTCGGATGGCCGGTTCGACCTGGCCAACGGCGATTACGTCATCGGTGGCCAGCCTGCATTGGTCGCGGGCGCCTACGGTTATGTGCTGGAGAAGGACGCGGCCGATGGCGACTGGTACCTGCGCTCTTCGTTGACGAACCCGGGCTCGCCGGATCCGGACGGAGCCACACCGCCAGGAGGCGTCACCCCGCCGGATGGCGGAAGCGCCGCGCCCGGCGGCAGCAGCGCCCCCCCGCTCTACCAGCCCGGCGTGCCGGTCTACGAGGCCTACGCCAACACGCTCATGTCCTTGAGCCAGCTGCCCACCCTGCGACAGCGGGTCGGCAATCGCCTCTACGACCCGCGGGGCGCCGGCCGAAACGGCGTCTGGGCCCGCGTGGAAGGCACGACCGCCCGCCTGGAACCCTCGGTCTCCACGACCGGATCGCGCCAGGACATCGACAGTTGGAAGGCGCAGTTCGGCGTCGATCGCATCCTGTCCGGCGAGCAAGGCGGATCGCGCCTGGTCGGCGGGTTCACCGTGCATTACGGCACGGCCGATACGCATGTGTCTTCGGGCCATGGCAACGGCCGGGTCGACACCACGGCCTATGGCCTGGGCCCGACGTTGACCTGGTATGGCAAGGACGGCGCCTACGTGGACGCGCAAGCCCAGGCGACCTGGTTCGACAGCGACCTGAGTTCGGGGCTTGCCGGCCGGCTGGCCAATGGCAAGAGCGCGCACAGCTACGGCCTGAGCCTAGAAGCAGGCAAGGCCTACGCGGTGAAGGAAGGATTCTCCCTTATTCCGCAGGCCCAGCTGAGCTACGTGTCGACCCGGTTCAACCGCTTCGACGACAGGTTCGGCGCCCAGGTCGAGAGCGACAAGGGCGATAGCCTGCAAGGCCGGCTCGGCGTGGCGCTGGACTACACGCGCAGTTGGGATGACGGCGGGGGCAAGACGCGCGAAGCCAGCATCTACGGCGTGGTCAACGTCAAGCACGAGTTCCTGGACGGGGCGCGGGTACAGGTGGCGGGCGTGCCGGTGGAAAGCCGTATGGGACGCACCTGGGGCGGCGTGGGCGTAGGCGGAAACTACAGCTGGGGCGAGCGTTATGCGCTGTATGGAGAAGTCGGAACGGACGCGGACTTTTCAGGCAGCTACGCGGTGACAGCCACGGCGGGCTTCAGGATGATGTTCTAG
- a CDS encoding erythromycin esterase family protein — protein MGNDRDDDELAVRVGKAALPWTDADGPAFARLFDRYADRRVVLLGEASHGTSDFYRARAAATRRLIEHHGCTIVALEADWPDAALLDRQARGRGGAADDDPAAFGRFPTWMWRNTDFAAFAAWLRDHNANVPAERQVRIYGLDMYSLGQSMAAVLAYLDKVDPTAGRIARQRYGCLAPWRKDPAAYGHAALTSRHAECEQAVLAQLRDLLERRLEYAGQDGDDFFDAAQNARLVAAAERYYRAMYLGSAQSWNLRDTHMFETLEHVLRAHGEGANAVVWAHNSHIGDAAATEMGSVRDEINIGQLCRERYGRAAALIGFGTHTGTVAAAGQWEGPMEVMAVRPALAESYECLMHRTDIPRFMLDMDGLDDGLRENLARQRLERFIGVIYRPETERYSHYVRASLTRQFDAYVWMDRTSAVTPLPTARREGLPDTWPFGL, from the coding sequence ATGGGGAATGACCGGGATGACGATGAGCTGGCGGTGCGGGTAGGCAAGGCGGCGCTGCCGTGGACGGATGCGGATGGCCCCGCTTTCGCACGGCTGTTCGACAGGTACGCGGACCGCCGGGTCGTCCTTCTGGGCGAAGCCAGCCATGGCACGTCGGACTTCTATCGTGCTCGCGCGGCGGCCACACGCCGCCTGATCGAGCACCACGGCTGCACCATCGTGGCCTTGGAGGCCGACTGGCCCGACGCCGCCCTTCTGGACCGGCAGGCGCGCGGTCGCGGCGGCGCGGCGGACGATGATCCCGCGGCCTTCGGACGCTTCCCCACATGGATGTGGCGCAATACCGACTTCGCGGCGTTCGCGGCATGGCTGCGCGACCACAATGCGAACGTGCCGGCGGAACGGCAAGTACGCATCTACGGCCTGGACATGTACAGCCTGGGGCAATCGATGGCCGCCGTGCTGGCCTATCTGGACAAGGTCGATCCCACCGCGGGACGCATCGCCCGCCAACGCTACGGTTGCCTGGCGCCGTGGCGCAAAGATCCTGCCGCGTACGGGCATGCCGCACTGACGAGCCGGCATGCGGAATGCGAGCAGGCCGTGCTGGCGCAGTTGCGCGACCTGCTCGAGCGACGCCTGGAATATGCAGGCCAGGACGGCGATGATTTCTTCGACGCCGCGCAGAATGCGCGGCTGGTGGCCGCCGCGGAGCGTTACTACCGCGCCATGTACCTAGGCTCGGCGCAAAGCTGGAACCTGCGCGACACCCACATGTTCGAAACGCTCGAACACGTCCTGCGCGCCCACGGCGAGGGCGCGAACGCCGTGGTGTGGGCGCACAATTCGCACATCGGCGACGCGGCCGCCACGGAAATGGGCAGCGTACGAGACGAGATCAACATCGGACAGCTCTGCCGCGAGCGCTACGGCCGCGCAGCCGCGCTGATCGGCTTCGGCACGCACACCGGCACGGTGGCGGCCGCGGGCCAATGGGAAGGACCCATGGAAGTAATGGCAGTCAGGCCGGCGCTGGCGGAGAGCTACGAGTGCCTCATGCATCGCACGGACATCCCGAGGTTCATGCTGGACATGGACGGCCTGGACGATGGGTTGCGCGAAAACCTGGCCCGGCAGCGCCTGGAACGATTCATAGGCGTGATCTATCGTCCGGAAACGGAGCGGTACAGCCACTACGTTCGGGCCTCCCTGACTCGGCAGTTCGACGCCTATGTGTGGATGGACCGGACCAGCGCCGTAACGCCCCTGCCCACGGCACGGCGCGAAGGCTTGCCAGACACTTGGCCGTTCGGGCTGTAG